In the genome of Microplitis demolitor isolate Queensland-Clemson2020A chromosome 5, iyMicDemo2.1a, whole genome shotgun sequence, the window ttttaattttatcattactcTGAATCATGAATTGCATATCATGCTAACCCTAACCTCATCAATTTGAAaacctaaatttaaaaatcataaatatcaCAATCTAATGATTTAAATCTTTGTATGATACTAAAGTCAGCTGAccttttataacttttgaattgtttttcgtacataatattaaaaaaacaaaattcaaaaaaattttatctatagtttttcaaattctctacatatgcatattcttaattttttttttttgcaattttcgtCTTGccaaaaaaatccaaaagtttGTTATTGTCTCCTAAtttcagaataatttttttatgtgtaaaaatttattgaaatttaatatttttataaatttttcgagaTGCAAATTACTGAcgtggaatttaaatttttcagctgGGATAATTTCCTTGTTAGAGGAGCCAATGCCAGAACTAAAAGTATTTGCATTGAAAAAGTTGGACATGATCGTTGACGAGTTCTGGCCCGAAATATCTGAAGCCATCGAAAAGatgtgagtaatttttaaaattattcctcATAGTAGTTCATAAATatccaattatttataatgatcaattaaaaaattaaaattacagagAAATCCTCCATGAGGACAAGACATTCAACCAGCATGAACTCGCAGCACTCGTTGCCAGCAAAGTCTACTACCATCTTGGGAGTTTCGAGGACTCGTTGACGTACGCGTTGGGTGCAGGAGAATTATTTGACGTTAATGCGCGTAACGAGTATGTGGACACGACGATCGCAAAGTGCATCGATTTCTACACGCAGCAGCGTCAGCTCGAAGCTGAAGGAAAGTTACCCGCTAATGCTAAGGCCATTGATCCGCGATTGGAGGGAATAGTGAACCGGATGTTCCAGCGGTGTCTGGATGACAACCAGTACCGGCAAGCTCTGGGTCTTGCACTGGAGACTCGACGCATGGACATCTTCGAGGCCGCGATCATGCAATCGGATGATGTCTCGGGAATGCTTTCATACGCGTTCCAAGTCGCGATGAGCTTGATCCAGAACCGTGGATTTCGCAACACGGTCTTGCGCTGTCTGGTGAATCTTTACCGCAACCTGGGGACTCCAGACTACGTCAACATGTGCCAGTGCTTGATATTCCTTGATGATCCTCTCGCCGTCGCGGAGTTACTGGACCGACTGAGCAGAGGAACCCAAGAGTGCGTGCTGATGTCCTACCAGATAGCTTTCGATCTCTACGAATCAGCAACGCAGCAGTTTTTGGGTCGAGTTCTCCAAGCGCTTCGTGCAACTGCGCCTATTCCTAGTGCCTTGATGGTCAAGCCTATCGTCAAACCAGCGAAAGCTGCAGAAACACCAGCTGCCAGTTCCGACGCCTCTACTTCTGGAACCTCTAAAGACGCCGATACTCCTGCAGTAGAAGAGCCAGCTGTTGAAGAAAAAACTGAGAGGGGCGTCGAGAGTCTGACGAAGGAAGAGCGTGAGCAGCAGGAACGCGTAGACGCTCTGTCGAGTATTCTAGGAGGAGAAATTTCCATAGACCTGCATCTCCAGTTCCTCATCAGGAGCAACCACACTGACATGCTGATTCTCAAGAATACCAAGGACGCGATCAGAGTTTCCATTTGTCACACCGCGACGGTGATCGCCAACGCCTTCATGCACTCAGGTACCACCAGCGACCAGTTCTTAAGAGACAACCTCGACTGGTTGGCCAGGGCCACCAACTGGGCCAAGTTGACTGCCACTGCCTCCCTCGGTGTTATTCATCGTGGCCACGAGCAAGAAGCCCTCGCTTTAATGCAGTCTTACTTACCAAGGGACCAAGGAGCCGGTGCTGGTTATTCCGAAGGAGGTGGACTCTACGCCCTAGGACTTATTCATGCAAATCATGGAGCGACCATCACTGATTATTTACTTGGACAGCTCAAGGATGCACAAAACGAggtataattgatattaaaacttgatattcattgttatttaaacgaaataataataataggaaATGTATCCCaatatattgaattaaatatatgtgctGATATATTGGGTTCGATGtttggataaaatttaattagtgatGTTTCAAATTACGATTTCatcaaaagtttattaatttaaatataaataataataatatttgtttcaGATGGTCCGTCATGGAGGATGTCTAGGTCTGGGTCTCGCTGCGATGGGTTCGCATCGCCAGGACGTTTACGAGCAGCTCAAGTTCAATTTGTACCAAGACGACGCAGTCACCGGAGAAGCTGCCGGTATTTCGATGGGAATGGTCATGTTGGGTTCGAAATCTACTCAGGCTATCGAAGACATGGTTGCtgtaagttattaatttttaaattaaaatattgatgaatgttaattttaataaaattaatatgaagcATCTCGAATTTGCAAAGTTGAATTAATGGCTTGTGCCggtttcatttttcattttactcaGTACTCgagtacaataaaaattaaatcgatcgataaatggaaaaaaatataaaatgacgTAGATATTTAATGGTAATGCCCTCGAGTTATTGAGAGTATGTAAGAATAAATGAGGTACCAAGTGCTTCAGTGCTGCCTTTACATTCGCTGGTTATAAAAAGTCCACTAAAGGGAATACAAAATGATTATTGCTCCGTTTATTGCTactcctttattttatttttatttttattttcactcttttttatttcattgtttgTATGACAATAGATAATTACAGGGTAATTGAGTTTTAGTAAAATCGAAATGATAAatgaattgtattttttttttatcttggcAATTGGCGCTTATTagtaagaatattttttagctgGTCGCTGATAGCGAAATGTACAGGGGCAGGATTTATTGATGTTATAGTgatatatgagaaaaaaatatatttttcatagaaagaaaattttttctattgccAATTTGTGTGTCGacatattttttctaagtgaCTAGgatttcagttttttatttatagtattgtgcactttaataatttttagttatttaattcgAGATCGaatgttttgaaaatatttcagtcaaaattatttaaaagttgtataaaataatttttaacttaatgtGATCCCTATCAAAACAATAACTTgccgaattttttgaaaataaaatattttttagtacgcCCAAGAAACTCAGCACGAAAAAATTCTTCGAGGACTGGCAGTGGGCATCGCCTTCACAATGTACGGGCGCCTGGAGGAAGCAGATCCCCTTGTAACGTCACTCTGCGCTGACAAGGATCCAATTCTACGTCGAAGTGGAATGTACACTCTGGCAATGGCTTACTGTGGAACTGGCAATAATCAGGCGATCCGCAAACTTCTTCACGTTGctgtaagttaaatatttacacggcaaataatttttatttttcacttctgACTTGTTCCAacacttgataaaaaataaaacaccaAACAGAggaagtttaataaattttaaattgccaCAGGTCTCGGATGTTAACGATGATGTTCGTCGTGCTGCAGTTACTGGCCTCGGTTTCCTGCTTTTCCGGTGAGTTTAATAAGTCAGCATGTTAATTATAGAGCCACTtagtaaagtaataaaaagtcaactgataaaaatataatttaataaagacGTTGATGATATTAATGCGGCAATCTGTTTCGCGTAATAAGTTCCTAGTTACGGAACCCgtgtatataatattatgtaaGCAAGATTTAAATGAGATAAGATCTCGTAAAGCTTTATATAGACAGACAAGAAACCAAGGAAGGGAAAAAGGAGAAGGATCTAGGTATCTAGTTGCTCCCAGAGTTTTAATCAACACTTTAATTGAAGGATGAATGTAAACTAGGGgtaaattctatttaaatagTCAGTAAACGCCGCCGGGCAAATGTAATCTACCTTTCGTGACTCAAGTTTCTCCTAACCGAAAACTCTACCGTGACTTAAACCATCTACACTTAAATTACTTGCCACCAACAGATTACACATTATTCGATTCTttacagaaattatttattttaccatcCAAGCATTCTTTTGATTCTTTGCTGGCATTCAACATccggtttttaaatttcctttgaGTTTTATCTCTGAAGGatacatttttcaatcaaatcgGCTTTGCCTTTTCCGAAAGTAGAACGGACGTTTCGAAAACTTGTTTATCGACCCGCTTGAATTGTGCTTTTCTTTTtacggataatttttttttgagacctAAAGCTTTgatgaatagaaaaattaaattttctttagtttttggagcttaaatttatttttttctgttcgtTTTATGTTTCCGTGCCTTGAAAACTCACTAAAACGGAAAATTCTTTACTTTTCGATGGTTTATCATAAAGACTCATGtgttttcttttacttttgagaaaaaaaaaaatctgttcaAGTTTTCAAAATGTTCGGACCGTCAGTTGGAATaattgtttgtaattttttcaatcagtatttaGTAATATGACggcttttgaaataaaatattcaagtgagtcgaaaaattgatagaataaaaaattcagtgatAGAATTTCAATAAACGCATTGTAAAGTtcgaaaaaagaattttataactcgatGAAATAGAAGActgaatagaaaaatttaattttccaaaaggaaaattaaattttcacagtgaaaagattttaacttattattaaaattaacacagTAGCAGACATAATAACTGACTGAAGAAGAAACACGagtaaataacaaaaactcgaattattagaaattctAGGTCAATTATTGCGAAATATATTGATCGTTGTAAATCCGTTGAATTCGcgaaataacaataatgataaccctgaataatcataaaaattttttcagcaaaaCTACACatacatttatcattttaataaaaagccGCCGACAttattctttctttctttcgtTATTTCTCTTTGTTCACATCCGTCGTCCATATTATGACAGAGTCTTGAATGACAAAAGAATTTCCGTTTTAACACActcatatataaacttttttttttttattttaaaatttttatctttttttttctggaaaGCAGTCCGCGAAAATTCTCCCACGGCACCAGCTGTCCCTCAcgtgtaaagaaaaaattaaaatgttaaatttccCATTGTAATCTCcctcaaagaaaaaaaacaaacgcTGAAAAATCTTGCGTCGCGTaggcaaataaaatttaatttaaaaacaataacaacaagaacaacaaacaaataaaatttatatttataataaatgaaaataaatataaaatgaacaaagaaagaaaaaagaagtcgataaaataaaaaaatattttgttcccgggatttttttttctttctctggCGCATATATTCGTGTCTCACTAGAATATATATTTcgttgagtttaaaatttaatataaccCGAGGGAAGTATATATCATACAATTTAGACACATGTATATTCGCGTTTATGCCAAGTAAAGGTATCGCGAATGCATGAAAAATAGATTCAAGATCCTTTTCAACAACtgttgataaagaaaaaataaaatactgaaaaaagtattaaatataaaattttttaaacttcgtactctgaaaaaaattaaacgataaaaaatttatatgcacatgaaaattatttttactttcaagttttatatttctaaaacttattcatatttatttgagcTTTTCATATTCATGACATTTATGCCGCTTAATATTGCGCTCACATCTTGTTTGACAGAAGTAAccgcatttatattttacaaaacaaataattttccgttttgtttgaataaaaaccGAGTAActgaaataaagaaaaaaaaaaatcaaaattctttTTCTGCTCGACAGAAATCATTAGGATTTTAGctggtaattaaaaacttgGGGAACTTGTTCTTAAAGTTGCTGCATATTAAATCTCTGCGctgataattcaaaataaaagtaaaagataatttaataaatggatTCGCGTAATCAAATTACAAAGTTATAGAAGaacttttgatattttttgttaaatatttgatatctCAAGTTTCACCCTTTAACTTTTTTAcgagttataatttattcgaCTTTTTAAATGGATAATGTTTTTTCacctacttttttaaataaataactttatggAGTTACTTAACATAGAAACGATGACTGTTTAAAGGCATTACACATGTCAAATGCAAAAGttattactgtaaaaaaaaaaaaaaacattttttgctgacgcatttttttgtacacaaTTTATACAGAATGATGAATTGGTATGAGGAGCTCGCTGTTACAAAgggaatataataataaacatgaCTGATGCAGTTTGCGATCCATTTCTTGGGTAGTCATGAGAATAAATCAAAGTCCCACGTTCGCAGTTTAATGTTCGTATGTACGGAAACGCGATAACTTCCATAATAGGCATCAGAtttatttcatactttttttactcattatttttagattactTTGTATAATAAAgtcttgatttatttttaatttgcaatttttaaatttcttctgAGAAAagttttcgataaatttttccgactttcgaaaaacgattttttgttaaatgtcGGTTTTAAAATACAGTGTGGGCTCGAAAACgtatgaaaacaaaaattttttttagtttcggGAGCAGAAATTTTGGAACTGACCTTCAGGCGCatcaattttctaaattttttttttttaaaaattttcttagtccAGTTTTTGAAATCTggacataaaatataaatttcttgtTGTCTGAC includes:
- the LOC103569201 gene encoding 26S proteasome non-ATPase regulatory subunit 1; amino-acid sequence: MKMNITSAAGIISLLEEPMPELKVFALKKLDMIVDEFWPEISEAIEKIEILHEDKTFNQHELAALVASKVYYHLGSFEDSLTYALGAGELFDVNARNEYVDTTIAKCIDFYTQQRQLEAEGKLPANAKAIDPRLEGIVNRMFQRCLDDNQYRQALGLALETRRMDIFEAAIMQSDDVSGMLSYAFQVAMSLIQNRGFRNTVLRCLVNLYRNLGTPDYVNMCQCLIFLDDPLAVAELLDRLSRGTQECVLMSYQIAFDLYESATQQFLGRVLQALRATAPIPSALMVKPIVKPAKAAETPAASSDASTSGTSKDADTPAVEEPAVEEKTERGVESLTKEEREQQERVDALSSILGGEISIDLHLQFLIRSNHTDMLILKNTKDAIRVSICHTATVIANAFMHSGTTSDQFLRDNLDWLARATNWAKLTATASLGVIHRGHEQEALALMQSYLPRDQGAGAGYSEGGGLYALGLIHANHGATITDYLLGQLKDAQNEMVRHGGCLGLGLAAMGSHRQDVYEQLKFNLYQDDAVTGEAAGISMGMVMLGSKSTQAIEDMVAYAQETQHEKILRGLAVGIAFTMYGRLEEADPLVTSLCADKDPILRRSGMYTLAMAYCGTGNNQAIRKLLHVAVSDVNDDVRRAAVTGLGFLLFRTPEQCPSVVSLLAESYNPHVRYGAAMALGIACAGTGLKEAIALLDPMTNDPVNFVRQGALIASAMILIQQTEATCPRVKDFRALYAKVVVDKHEDVMAKFGAILAQGIIDAGGRNVTVSLQSRTGHTNMLAVVGTLVFTQYWYWFPLTHALALAFTPTCVIGLNAQLKMPKLELRSNARPSIYAYPAPLEEKKREEREKVQTAVLSIAARARRRESERRARLSHEMMEVDPPVVEGKEAESKDTPSTSASSSSSAVKDDKKKDKEDKDKKEKEDKDKDTKDTKDKKGKDEEKKEPEPAFEILQNPARVLRQQLKVIQLVEGSQYVPVKDVQIGGIIMLKHIKPETEEELVEPVAAFGPKPDEEKEADPPEPFEYIED